From the genome of Nitrososphaera sp., one region includes:
- a CDS encoding ATP-grasp domain-containing protein: MVNKTVLVTAAGSIVSQGIIKALRLANKTVHETNAVNYSIVATDMSPTAAGLYRSDSGHIVPPASSEGFIDAVVSLCRKNAVDAIFIGSDDELQKLAESRKRIENESDAKLLVCSSQALSIARDKWRTFEFCREKSLPVAPTALPEDAASLASEYGYPLVVKPREGYGSVHVYVAKSQEEVGQAIERIEGASWKPIVQKFIGGDEFTSGVTVDRSGKYAMSSISIRKFLKHGQTHKAFIEDNQSVRKSAEEVALKLGVVGPANIQVRIDSGQPAVIEINPRFSATCPMRAVAGVNEPDIVFRNAVLGQEIKVEGFRKLVCLRYWNEVYVQESAVKDAELAGFVEDGKSASFVPDYF; this comes from the coding sequence GTGGTAAATAAAACAGTACTTGTCACTGCCGCCGGGAGCATCGTCTCGCAGGGCATAATCAAGGCGTTGAGGCTAGCCAACAAGACGGTTCATGAAACAAATGCCGTCAACTACTCGATAGTCGCCACAGACATGAGCCCAACGGCCGCAGGGCTGTACAGGAGCGACTCTGGGCATATTGTTCCGCCGGCCAGTTCGGAGGGATTTATTGATGCAGTTGTCAGTTTGTGCAGAAAGAATGCTGTGGACGCGATATTCATCGGCTCAGACGACGAACTACAAAAACTCGCAGAATCCAGAAAGCGGATTGAGAATGAGTCGGATGCGAAGCTGCTTGTATGCTCCAGCCAGGCGCTTTCAATAGCGCGCGATAAATGGCGCACTTTTGAGTTCTGCAGGGAAAAATCGCTCCCGGTTGCCCCGACGGCGTTGCCGGAAGATGCTGCGAGCCTGGCAAGCGAGTATGGCTATCCCCTGGTGGTGAAGCCTAGAGAGGGGTATGGGTCGGTGCACGTTTACGTGGCAAAGTCTCAGGAGGAAGTCGGCCAGGCCATCGAACGGATCGAAGGCGCATCATGGAAACCCATTGTCCAGAAGTTCATCGGAGGGGACGAGTTCACTTCTGGCGTAACGGTCGACCGGAGCGGCAAGTACGCGATGTCTTCAATTTCAATCCGAAAATTTCTAAAACATGGCCAGACCCACAAGGCGTTTATCGAGGACAACCAATCTGTACGAAAGTCTGCAGAAGAAGTCGCACTCAAGCTCGGAGTAGTCGGACCGGCAAACATCCAGGTGCGGATTGACTCAGGTCAGCCGGCGGTAATAGAGATAAACCCAAGGTTTTCTGCCACCTGCCCGATGAGGGCGGTAGCGGGTGTAAACGAGCCGGACATTGTCTTCCGCAACGCTGTCCTTGGGCAGGAGATAAAGGTCGAAGGGTTCAGAAAGCTAGTTTGCCTGCGCTACTGGAATGAAGTATACGTGCAAGAGTCGGCGGTAAAAGACGCAGAGCTTGCGGGATTCGTCGAAGATGGCAAGAGTGCGTCTTTTGTGCCCGACTACTTCTGA
- a CDS encoding metallophosphoesterase family protein codes for MNTRVADSPDSTEEFRTKLIDALSSASLVLKNERTCGRQADSRVCGELVQISSAQRVAVIGDIHGDRASLARILESLNRTDFFAEPRNKLVFLGDYVDRGSDSLGVLYTVASLKAQYPDSIVLLRGNHESPVELPFASHDLPYQVMTRFGARDSHSVYREILAFFDLLSLGAIVEGFALLVHGGLPVASVHDPIKTISQARENHNSDSCYEEILWNDPRDLPAGMNWERSRRGYGKHFGQAVTDSWIAETGTKVLIRGHEPCLGYRTDHKSKVLTLFSTVEAYPRFKAAYLDIGSKEIEKVSDCESLLKYVHVLDT; via the coding sequence TTGAATACTCGCGTCGCCGACAGCCCAGACTCGACTGAAGAGTTCCGGACAAAACTAATTGACGCTCTGTCTTCCGCCTCGCTGGTATTGAAAAATGAGCGGACTTGTGGCCGTCAGGCAGACTCGAGGGTCTGCGGCGAACTCGTCCAGATCTCCTCCGCGCAACGCGTCGCGGTCATAGGAGACATTCACGGCGACCGCGCGAGCCTTGCAAGGATTCTGGAAAGCCTGAACCGCACGGACTTTTTCGCCGAACCGCGCAACAAGCTGGTCTTTCTCGGGGATTATGTGGACCGGGGGAGCGACTCTCTCGGAGTGCTCTATACTGTTGCGTCCCTAAAAGCGCAGTACCCTGATTCCATAGTCCTGCTCAGAGGAAACCATGAAAGCCCTGTCGAACTGCCTTTTGCCTCCCACGATCTCCCTTATCAGGTCATGACACGTTTTGGAGCCCGCGATTCACATTCTGTATACCGGGAAATTCTGGCCTTTTTCGACCTTCTGAGTCTTGGGGCAATAGTGGAAGGGTTTGCGCTGCTTGTCCACGGCGGATTGCCGGTGGCATCCGTCCATGATCCAATCAAGACCATTTCGCAGGCAAGGGAGAATCACAACAGCGACAGCTGCTATGAAGAAATTCTCTGGAACGATCCCAGAGACCTGCCTGCCGGCATGAACTGGGAGCGCTCAAGGCGCGGATACGGCAAGCACTTCGGACAGGCCGTCACGGACAGCTGGATCGCGGAGACGGGCACAAAGGTGTTGATACGAGGCCATGAGCCATGCCTTGGCTACAGGACTGACCACAAGTCGAAGGTCTTGACCCTGTTTTCGACTGTTGAGGCATACCCGAGGTTCAAGGCAGCCTACCTGGACATCGGCTCGAAAGAGATCGAAAAGGTGTCAGACTGCGAGAGCCTCCTGAAGTATGTCCACGTGCTAGATACCTAG
- the pelG gene encoding exopolysaccharide Pel transporter PelG: MAQEAAGQSASSKAFANRIARSIAEIQSNVNNMADVVVLLEVLGYNDNDAKKHGFENLEALGRYVYDFVDAYEEKEIDWSAGKLAVSSKTRRLKESLTMMFPWIGSLVLLAVAGVSLWMAWGLPAAVTTAFLAGVFTGLAITEGMAQNLHRLFSFYYSQTNVGEVRRSIKRNYALAGAILSVAVALVYLAAENWSLPVQLASIATIGMVTISLHRLSYVVLYAMKKLRQIAISYSIAFAVVLGLFYLLQPTIPDVTARYLAALGSAFAVLSGFAAYYHHRLLAGSTTAIVARNAPHFYSPLTVNDKTLTSRYSVQLWESLPYFLYGSCYFIIIFADRILSWIFNPHTVTASNGAQLPLAFNSVYHAGADLALLIIIPVAILQYILTEPIYAMAHNKAIRLRVREIRKVDRFIRRSYAKTLVSTLVVSISVAALLSLVVGPAILERIGGNEVSHRILMYASAGAVMLSVFAANAIFMIFLGRTKELAIISILAAATVIAGGVIMAVLFGFEKITLGYLAGTTLAAITSSIVMSETLKKAASRLFARYV; the protein is encoded by the coding sequence GTCGTCTAAAGCCTTTGCCAACAGGATTGCCCGTTCAATAGCAGAGATACAGTCTAACGTGAACAACATGGCCGATGTAGTAGTACTCCTCGAGGTCCTCGGATACAACGATAATGATGCCAAGAAGCACGGTTTTGAAAACCTTGAAGCCCTTGGGAGATACGTCTATGACTTTGTCGATGCGTATGAGGAAAAAGAGATCGACTGGTCCGCCGGCAAACTCGCGGTGTCAAGCAAGACCAGGCGCCTGAAGGAAAGCCTGACAATGATGTTCCCCTGGATCGGATCGCTCGTTCTGCTCGCGGTTGCCGGCGTTTCCCTTTGGATGGCCTGGGGACTGCCTGCCGCCGTAACCACGGCATTTCTTGCCGGCGTCTTTACGGGGCTCGCAATCACCGAAGGAATGGCCCAGAATCTCCACCGGCTGTTTTCATTCTACTATTCGCAGACAAATGTCGGCGAAGTGCGCAGAAGCATCAAGAGAAACTATGCACTAGCTGGCGCGATTCTATCCGTTGCCGTAGCCCTTGTGTACCTTGCAGCAGAGAACTGGTCGCTACCCGTGCAGCTTGCCTCCATCGCCACGATAGGAATGGTCACCATCTCGCTCCACCGGCTGAGCTATGTCGTTCTCTATGCAATGAAGAAGCTTCGCCAGATCGCCATATCCTACTCGATTGCCTTCGCCGTGGTCCTGGGCCTGTTCTACTTGCTGCAACCGACAATCCCTGACGTGACTGCAAGGTACCTAGCGGCACTGGGATCTGCATTTGCCGTCCTCTCCGGCTTTGCAGCATACTATCATCACAGGCTGCTTGCAGGCAGCACTACCGCCATAGTTGCCAGAAACGCCCCCCACTTTTACAGCCCGCTTACTGTAAACGACAAAACGCTGACATCGCGATACTCAGTCCAGCTCTGGGAGTCTCTCCCGTACTTTCTTTACGGAAGCTGCTACTTCATAATAATATTCGCAGACAGGATTCTTTCATGGATCTTCAACCCGCACACAGTGACTGCAAGCAACGGAGCACAACTGCCTCTTGCCTTCAATTCCGTGTATCACGCAGGGGCGGATCTGGCGCTTCTCATAATAATACCCGTCGCCATCCTTCAATACATACTTACAGAGCCAATATACGCGATGGCTCACAACAAGGCAATACGCCTGCGGGTGCGGGAAATAAGAAAGGTTGACCGGTTCATAAGGCGCAGCTACGCCAAGACGCTGGTGTCGACCCTGGTGGTATCAATCTCCGTGGCGGCGCTGTTGAGTTTGGTCGTCGGCCCTGCTATCCTTGAGAGGATCGGAGGCAACGAGGTCAGCCACCGGATTCTGATGTATGCTTCAGCAGGCGCGGTAATGCTCTCAGTCTTTGCTGCAAACGCAATATTTATGATCTTTCTGGGCAGAACGAAGGAGCTTGCCATAATCTCAATCCTTGCAGCCGCGACAGTGATTGCCGGGGGAGTGATAATGGCCGTCTTGTTCGGCTTTGAAAAGATAACCCTGGGATACCTTGCAGGCACGACTCTCGCCGCGATTACAAGCTCGATCGTAATGTCAGAGACACTGAAAAAGGCTGCTAGCAGGCTGTTTGCCCGTTACGTATAG